The genomic segment ACTTTGCTGCAGGAGGCTGGCTACAACTACATACTTGGAGCCCGCATCAAGAGCGAGAGCGCAAGCGTGAAGCAATGGATTCTCTCTTTAGAGAAGGTTGATAAAGCCTGTTACGACTACAAACGTGAGAATGGGGAAAGACTTATCGTCAGTTATTCCGACAAGCGTGCAAAGAAGGATGCCTACAACCGTGACCGCGGAATTGTCCGATTGAGAAAAGCCTATAAGACCGGACGCATCACGAAGAGTCAGGTGAACAAGCGTGGCTACAACAAGTTTCTTGAAATCAGCAAGGACATAGAAGTCGTCATCAGCGAAGAGAAGATTGCAGAGGACTGCCAGTGGGACGGACTCAAGGGCTACATCACCAATACAGACCTTGACGCCGAGCGTGTCATTGCCGAGTATCATGGACTCTGGGTGGTGGAACGTGCATTCCGTATTTCAAAAGGAACTCTGGAAATGCGTCCGATGTTTCATTTTACAGAACGTAGGATAGAGGCACATGTCTGCATTTGCTTCATCGCCTATAAGGTATATAAGGAACTGGAGCGACTCATTGCCATTAACAAGATTGGGATGAGTGTCGATAAGGTGCTTGAGGCAGCCAAAACTATCACGACAATCAGGGTAAGGATGCCTAAAAACGGGACTTACTTCACTAAGACACTCTTCTTGACGGAGAAGCACCTCGCAGTGAAACCACTTTTCGACATATCTGGCAACAAATCTTAATTTGGGTGGCGCATTGACGAAGTCAGGTGTTTCGGCGATATTATTGAGATGCCGGTAATTCTAGTTTTTGTGTTTTTAGGAGCGATAGCACGGGAATAAAACAAAAATCCCCGTCTTTCTCATGCGGAAAGACGGGGAGGTTGATGTCGCTTAAACGTGGCTTTTTAGATGCCGAGTTTCTTGCGGATGTCCTTAGGAACAGCGTTCTTGTTGACCATGAAGTCCATGGTGTTAGCTGCGATGTAGGTCTTGGTCATGTACCAAACGCCTTTATAGTCGCCAGTCTCACCCCAAGAGTTCTTCACCATGTAGTATTCCTTACCATTTTGGTCTTTTGCGATACCGAAGATAAGCATACCGTGGTCATCGGTGAGTTCCCAGTTGTCATAACGTTGCTGACGCATTTCCTGTGTGACTTTTACTTCAGGAACTTTGCATCCGAGTGAGTCGAGCAGGCTGGTACGTTTTGCTTTCGGCAGGTTGAGCCAGCGTGCCATATCGCTACCGGCGAGTGATTCAGTTGCTTTGGTGTCAATCATATATGCCAATCCCTGGCGGGTGAATCCTTCTTCGCTCACGTCACCACCCCATGCTACGGTGTAGCCGTTCATTACGGCGTTGTCAATGATACGCATCATGTCGTCAACAGGCAGATTCCAGCTGGCAGGGTTGCGCCAGTTGTCTTGTACCTCAACGGGGAATGCGGTCCAGAAAGGACGGTGTGTGTAGCTGGTGAAAGTCTCATAGTCGCTCCAGTCCAGTCCGAGACTTGCTGCGAATGACTTCGGAGTGTATTTCTTGCCCTGATAAGTGAACTCTTCGGGGCACTTGCCGAGGTAAGCGTCGAGGATTCCCTGTACACTCTCTTTCCACTGGCTGGAGATTTTTGAAGCCTTGTTTCTTGCTACAGCGTTTACTACTGGTGAGAGCAGTGAGAAGAACTCGTTGTAGTTGTTGAGCGAGTCGCCGTAGAGCTTGCCGGGGAACGGCATCATCTCTTCCGGACAGATACCATAGTTCTGGAGGCAATAGAGCACGTCGTAAGCGCTACCGCCCTGTGCAAACTGGCAGTCACCGTGCAGGCGAACCACCTGAATGGCACGGTCCATGTAGTTCTTGTTAGCGATGAAAGACTCGCAGAGATCGTAGGTTTTTCCGCTCTTCTTGAGGATTTCAGCCTCGAAGAAGCTCAGCGTAGAATAGTTCCAGCACGTACCGCTACGGCTCTGGTTCTTCATGCTCGTGATAGGAATCTCTTTCACGATTGTGAAAACAGGTTTGTTGGCACTTTTCTTGTCCTGTGCCTGAGCGCCCATTGCGAATGTAGCAAGCAGCGCAAACATCAAAATCTTTTTCATGTTGTGTGTTAATTGTTGAATTGAGTTTATAAAAATTAATTAGTTTTCTGCCATAAATTTCTCGACGTCTTTCGGGTGATAAGGAATGATTTCCTTTCCGATGAAACGGCATCCGTCTTTAGTGATGAGCACGTCGTCCTCGATGCGGATGCCTCCGAAATCCTTGTATGTCTCAATCTTGTCGAAGCACAGGAACTCGGCACAGTGTCCGCTCTTGCGCCAGTCGTCTATCAGTGCCGGGATGAAGTAGATGCCCGGTTCGTCGGTCACGACAAATCCCTCTTCCAGTCGCCGTCCCATGCGCAGTGCATTGGTGCCGAATTGGTCGAGTCGTGGCTGTGTCTCCTCGTCGAAGCCGACATAGCGCTGGTCGAAACCTTCCATATCATGAACGTCCATGCCCATCATGTGTCCCAGTCCGTGGGGGAGGAACATGGCGTGTGCGCCGGCTTGTACGGCTTCGTCAACGTCTCCCTTCATGAGTCCGAGTTCTTTCAGGCGCTCGGTCATCAGGCGGCAGACGGCGAGATGCACGTCCATGTATTTCACTCCAGGCTTTGCAACTTCGAGTACATAGTCGTGACAAGCCTCAACGATGCTGTAGATGTCAAGCTGTCGCTGGGTGTATTTGCCGTTCACGGGGAATGTTCGGGTGTTGTCCGAACAGTAGTGGTTGATGGTCTCGGCTCCGCAGTCGCACAAGACGAGGCGTCCGTCTTCCATCTTTGCCATTGATGGGTTGCCGTGCATGATTTCACCATGCTGTGAGAAGATGGTTCCAAAACTGCTCATCGCTCCGTATGAGCGTGCGATACCGTCGATTTGTCCGCCCACGAACTTCTCTGTCACGCCAGGCTTGGTGAGACGCATGGCGGTCGTGTGCATCAGGTAACCAATCTCTGCAGCGCGTTCCAGTTCTTCAATCTCCTGCGCTTCTTTGACTGAGCGCATCTTGATGATAGCCATAATCAGTTCCATGGAAGCGGCTTCCTTCTGCTTGGAGGGATGAATGCCGAGCAAATCCATGATTTGTATCTTAATGTCGTGGCGGTAGGGTGGGAGGAAATGGACCTTTCTGCCTTGCTCTTGAGCCGTTTTGCAGATTCCTTCCAATGCTGCCATCGGTGCTGTGTTTCCAACTCCGACCTGTGCCGCCATGTCGCTCACGCTGTCAACGGAGCCATACCAGACGATATCTTCGATGTCAATGTCATCGCCTATCAGTGTTTC from the Prevotella sp. Rep29 genome contains:
- a CDS encoding aminopeptidase C, whose product is MKKILMFALLATFAMGAQAQDKKSANKPVFTIVKEIPITSMKNQSRSGTCWNYSTLSFFEAEILKKSGKTYDLCESFIANKNYMDRAIQVVRLHGDCQFAQGGSAYDVLYCLQNYGICPEEMMPFPGKLYGDSLNNYNEFFSLLSPVVNAVARNKASKISSQWKESVQGILDAYLGKCPEEFTYQGKKYTPKSFAASLGLDWSDYETFTSYTHRPFWTAFPVEVQDNWRNPASWNLPVDDMMRIIDNAVMNGYTVAWGGDVSEEGFTRQGLAYMIDTKATESLAGSDMARWLNLPKAKRTSLLDSLGCKVPEVKVTQEMRQQRYDNWELTDDHGMLIFGIAKDQNGKEYYMVKNSWGETGDYKGVWYMTKTYIAANTMDFMVNKNAVPKDIRKKLGI
- a CDS encoding aminopeptidase P family protein, which gives rise to MFDKSTYVRRRNELKKLVKNGVIVIFGNNESPCNYPANAYTPFRQDSSFLYYFGQKRDGLVGVIDIDNDSETLIGDDIDIEDIVWYGSVDSVSDMAAQVGVGNTAPMAALEGICKTAQEQGRKVHFLPPYRHDIKIQIMDLLGIHPSKQKEAASMELIMAIIKMRSVKEAQEIEELERAAEIGYLMHTTAMRLTKPGVTEKFVGGQIDGIARSYGAMSSFGTIFSQHGEIMHGNPSMAKMEDGRLVLCDCGAETINHYCSDNTRTFPVNGKYTQRQLDIYSIVEACHDYVLEVAKPGVKYMDVHLAVCRLMTERLKELGLMKGDVDEAVQAGAHAMFLPHGLGHMMGMDVHDMEGFDQRYVGFDEETQPRLDQFGTNALRMGRRLEEGFVVTDEPGIYFIPALIDDWRKSGHCAEFLCFDKIETYKDFGGIRIEDDVLITKDGCRFIGKEIIPYHPKDVEKFMAEN